The Chloroflexota bacterium genome window below encodes:
- the cydD gene encoding thiol reductant ABC exporter subunit CydD produces MATVEAQFKPNLQPSKVWLWLSIGLHSLVGLATVAIAIGLTSIIAGVFRDGLGLAELWPWFGAMSLVVLLRFGLQWLAESAAQRFAQNVKQQLRQRLVGQMLALGPAQGQQSASERVQILGETVELLDDYLAGYLPQRMLAAIVPLLMIAWVWPYDRLSAIVLALTVPVSVVMLVLVGLHTRDLSQQRWVQLRRLNARVLDLLQGLTTLKVFGRSRAQIQQIDQLSRKFTDATLAVLQIAFVSALVLELTASLSTAVVAVEIGLRLLNGSLQFYDALLVLVLAPEVYAPIRALGAQHHAGMQGLEAAEQINHFLAQPRAAVATMGKIQPVLGDLSVHNLAICYAEDGPNVLQQGDWHFPHGQHSVIQAPSGAGKTSLVLAILRLIQPTAGEIKLGATPIDQFDLTQWRSMIAYIPQHPYLFNGTIAQNIALTKPAASLAAIQQAAGWACADEFIEQLPAGYATLVAEGGANLSGGQRQRIAIARAMLKDCPIILADEPFAHLDRATAQQIRRNLAELWHGRTIIEFSHEVDQEMQA; encoded by the coding sequence ATGGCAACAGTTGAGGCCCAATTTAAACCGAATCTTCAGCCGAGCAAAGTTTGGTTGTGGCTGAGCATTGGCTTGCACAGCTTGGTTGGCTTGGCCACAGTCGCTATTGCCATCGGCTTAACTAGCATTATTGCAGGCGTTTTTCGCGATGGCTTGGGTTTGGCTGAGCTGTGGCCATGGTTTGGGGCGATGAGCTTGGTTGTTCTGCTGCGTTTTGGCTTGCAATGGTTGGCCGAATCGGCGGCTCAACGCTTTGCCCAAAACGTCAAGCAACAACTCCGCCAACGCCTCGTTGGGCAGATGCTGGCGCTTGGTCCAGCTCAAGGCCAACAATCTGCTAGCGAACGAGTGCAAATTCTAGGCGAAACGGTCGAATTGCTCGATGATTATTTGGCGGGCTACTTGCCTCAACGCATGCTGGCGGCAATTGTGCCATTGTTGATGATCGCTTGGGTTTGGCCCTATGATCGTTTATCGGCGATCGTGCTGGCTTTGACTGTGCCAGTTAGTGTCGTGATGTTGGTGCTGGTCGGCTTGCATACCCGTGATCTGAGCCAACAGCGTTGGGTGCAATTGCGTCGCCTGAATGCCCGCGTGTTGGACTTGCTGCAAGGCTTGACCACGCTCAAAGTGTTTGGCCGCAGTCGTGCCCAAATTCAACAGATTGACCAACTTAGCCGCAAGTTTACCGACGCAACCTTAGCAGTTTTGCAAATTGCCTTCGTTTCGGCTTTGGTGCTGGAATTAACCGCCAGCCTCAGTACGGCGGTGGTTGCGGTCGAAATTGGCTTGCGCTTGCTGAATGGCAGTTTGCAGTTTTACGATGCCCTGTTGGTGCTGGTTTTGGCTCCCGAAGTGTATGCACCAATTCGGGCCTTGGGTGCGCAACATCACGCTGGCATGCAAGGGCTTGAGGCTGCCGAGCAGATTAATCATTTTTTGGCTCAGCCACGAGCAGCTGTTGCAACTATGGGCAAGATTCAGCCAGTGCTGGGCGATCTGAGCGTACACAATTTAGCAATTTGCTACGCCGAGGATGGGCCAAACGTGCTGCAACAAGGCGATTGGCACTTTCCCCACGGCCAGCATAGCGTTATTCAAGCGCCTAGTGGTGCAGGTAAAACCAGCCTCGTATTAGCAATATTGCGCTTAATTCAGCCAACTGCTGGCGAGATCAAGCTGGGAGCTACGCCGATCGATCAGTTTGATCTTACCCAATGGCGTAGCATGATCGCCTATATTCCGCAGCACCCCTATCTTTTTAATGGCACGATTGCTCAAAATATTGCTTTAACTAAGCCCGCTGCTAGCCTTGCGGCGATTCAGCAGGCGGCAGGTTGGGCTTGTGCTGATGAATTTATTGAGCAATTGCCAGCGGGGTATGCCACATTGGTAGCCGAAGGTGGAGCCAATTTAAGTGGTGGTCAGCGCCAGCGGATCGCGATTGCCCGCGCCATGCTCAAAGATTGCCCAATTATTCTGGCCGACGAACCGTTTGCCCATCTCGATCGAGCAACTGCCCAGCAAATTCGGCGCAATTTGGCCGAGCTATGGCATGGACGCACAATCATCGAATTTTCGCATGAGGTTGACCAAGAAATGCAAGCTTAA
- the cydB gene encoding cytochrome d ubiquinol oxidase subunit II, with translation MDLNSIWFVLVAVLFIGFFILEGFDYGVGMLLPWLGRDDQERRVVINTIGPFWDGNEVWVLTAGGAIFAAFPEWYATLFSGFYLALFLMLCALIVRAVAFEYRSKVADPRWRTTWDWVIFFGSAVPALLWGVALGNLLRGVPIDADKQFVGNFFDLLNPYALLVGLTTLSMFLLHGALFLNLKTTDELRERSLKLAQRIGPVATVLILAFIVATYTATDTFSRLGVNPGIIPVSALLTLLGAGWFVHTKQTGWAFIMTCLTIGLSVITIFMALFPRVMISSLDPNWSLTIYNASSSPYTLKIMSFVALIFVPIVLGYQAWTYWVFRQRVSTKSKLTY, from the coding sequence ATGGATCTGAATAGTATCTGGTTTGTGCTGGTAGCGGTGCTGTTTATTGGCTTTTTCATCCTTGAAGGCTTCGATTATGGCGTGGGCATGCTCTTGCCATGGCTTGGCCGCGACGATCAAGAGCGTCGCGTGGTTATCAATACAATTGGGCCATTTTGGGATGGTAACGAGGTTTGGGTGCTGACCGCAGGTGGGGCGATTTTCGCGGCCTTTCCTGAATGGTACGCGACCTTGTTTAGCGGTTTCTATTTGGCCTTGTTTTTAATGCTCTGTGCCTTGATTGTGCGGGCGGTAGCGTTTGAATATCGCAGTAAAGTCGCCGACCCACGTTGGCGCACAACTTGGGATTGGGTGATTTTCTTCGGCAGCGCCGTGCCCGCCTTGCTTTGGGGCGTGGCCTTGGGCAATTTGTTGCGCGGCGTGCCAATTGATGCCGATAAGCAATTTGTGGGCAATTTCTTTGATTTGCTGAATCCATATGCCTTGCTGGTGGGCTTGACCACGCTGAGCATGTTTTTGCTGCACGGAGCCTTATTTCTCAATTTGAAAACCACAGACGAGCTGCGCGAGCGTTCGTTGAAATTAGCCCAGCGCATCGGGCCTGTGGCCACAGTGTTGATTTTGGCATTTATTGTGGCAACCTACACCGCAACCGACACATTTAGTCGGCTGGGCGTAAATCCAGGGATTATTCCAGTGTCGGCGTTGTTGACCTTGTTGGGTGCTGGTTGGTTTGTGCATACCAAGCAAACAGGTTGGGCTTTTATCATGACCTGTTTAACAATTGGGCTTTCAGTGATCACGATCTTTATGGCGTTGTTCCCACGGGTGATGATTTCGAGCCTCGACCCGAATTGGAGCCTAACGATCTACAATGCCTCATCAAGCCCTTACACGCTCAAAATTATGAGTTTTGTCGCCTTGATTTTTGTGCCGATTGTCTTGGGCTATCAGGCTTGGACCTATTGGGTTTTCCGGCAACGAGTCAGCACAAAATCGAAATTGACCTATTGA
- a CDS encoding DsbA family protein: MLSSRVIVPSQRRFLVGGLASIAISVLVLMLSVWQMPDQTAPATLPTSQPTAVAAAPIPQFTRESTTDWSLGKPTAPIVLDLYTDLTCSHCRDLHLAMESKGFLSQFIDSGDVYLRIHMLAMPEVSPWSVDVTVMSVCAGSQGQFWPAYDALMRDAAWLTAPNPRQQAQAQVLQATTLDRQAFEACFQRPDFGREIVAFSRWQVANGLAGTPSAYVNGHAVVWRSNPIDDLITAIQQWLPEPATPQRRDPGGSLQQQY; the protein is encoded by the coding sequence ATGCTCTCAAGCCGTGTAATTGTGCCTAGCCAACGCCGTTTTTTAGTTGGCGGTTTGGCTAGCATCGCGATTAGTGTGCTGGTGTTGATGCTGAGTGTTTGGCAAATGCCAGATCAAACTGCACCAGCAACGCTTCCAACGAGCCAACCAACTGCGGTTGCCGCAGCACCAATCCCCCAATTTACCCGCGAATCGACCACCGATTGGAGCCTTGGCAAGCCAACTGCGCCAATCGTGCTCGATTTGTATACCGATTTGACTTGTAGCCATTGCCGTGACCTGCATTTGGCCATGGAATCGAAGGGCTTTCTCAGCCAATTTATCGATTCAGGCGATGTCTACTTGCGTATTCATATGTTGGCGATGCCTGAAGTTTCGCCGTGGTCGGTCGATGTCACGGTGATGAGCGTATGTGCTGGCAGCCAAGGTCAATTTTGGCCAGCCTACGATGCGTTGATGCGGGATGCGGCTTGGCTGACCGCACCCAACCCGCGTCAACAAGCCCAAGCTCAAGTGCTGCAAGCAACCACCCTCGATCGTCAAGCGTTTGAAGCCTGTTTTCAACGCCCCGATTTTGGCCGTGAAATCGTGGCGTTTAGTCGTTGGCAAGTTGCCAATGGCCTAGCTGGCACACCTAGCGCCTATGTCAATGGGCATGCGGTGGTTTGGCGCAGCAACCCAATCGACGATCTCATAACGGCAATTCAACAATGGTTACCAGAGCCTGCAACCCCACAACGGCGTGATCCAGGTGGCAGTCTGCAACAACAGTATTAA
- a CDS encoding PepSY domain-containing protein, producing MTTTTTTNDGATTDERRSQSVFYRAIWRWHFYAGLFVVPLMIVLAVTGSIYLFKPQLDRLMYGNLINVQHTSGSAQSYTSQLAAAQAAYPAASVGKIRPSDAHDRSTEISMSTSDGRNLTVFVNPYTNQVLGERDEDWNLQTVALKLHGELLIGTTGDRIIELAACWAILLTLSGLYLWWPRSKSGIWGTWLPRLRSKNKRIFWRDLHAVPGMYASLIVLFLLISGLPWTGYWGDKFANVWSGYPNQLWSNIPESTVLTGSLNTTTDKVVPWAVEQAPLPQSDPDHAEHRGDGASAPVPSSATEGPQAATPVTLDSVIEVAKARGVIASFTVSPPDGEKGVYTIAAVANDPADEATIHVDQYSGAILADIRWRDYAMVPKAVSMGISLHEGKYFGLANQLLALFGAMTVLLLSVSGVVLWWKRRPEGRLGAPNLPANFPHWKPVLLMVVLASLAFPLVGASLLFMLVLDLTVFRFAPSLKQRLA from the coding sequence ATGACGACTACCACAACCACCAACGACGGAGCAACCACCGACGAACGCCGTTCGCAATCTGTTTTCTATCGCGCAATCTGGCGTTGGCATTTCTATGCCGGTTTGTTTGTTGTGCCGCTGATGATTGTCCTAGCCGTAACTGGCAGCATTTATCTGTTCAAGCCCCAACTTGACCGTTTGATGTACGGCAATTTGATCAATGTCCAACACACCAGTGGCTCGGCGCAAAGCTACACTAGCCAATTGGCCGCTGCCCAAGCTGCTTATCCCGCTGCCAGCGTTGGCAAAATTCGTCCAAGCGATGCCCATGATCGCAGCACCGAAATTAGTATGAGCACCAGCGATGGCCGTAATCTGACGGTTTTCGTTAATCCTTATACCAACCAAGTACTTGGCGAGCGCGATGAAGATTGGAATTTACAAACGGTTGCTTTGAAATTGCACGGCGAGTTGCTGATTGGCACAACGGGCGATCGGATTATTGAATTAGCCGCTTGCTGGGCGATTTTGCTGACACTTTCGGGGCTGTATCTCTGGTGGCCTCGCTCGAAAAGTGGCATTTGGGGCACTTGGCTGCCACGCTTGCGCAGCAAAAACAAACGAATTTTCTGGCGCGATTTGCATGCCGTGCCTGGGATGTATGCCTCGTTGATTGTGTTGTTTTTGCTGATTTCGGGCTTGCCGTGGACAGGTTATTGGGGCGATAAATTTGCTAATGTTTGGAGCGGTTACCCCAATCAACTTTGGAGCAATATTCCTGAATCAACAGTGCTGACAGGCAGCCTCAACACCACGACCGACAAAGTTGTGCCGTGGGCAGTTGAACAAGCGCCATTGCCTCAATCTGACCCTGATCATGCTGAACATCGCGGTGATGGAGCGAGTGCACCTGTGCCAAGCAGCGCTACCGAAGGCCCACAAGCCGCAACCCCCGTCACGCTCGATTCGGTGATTGAAGTCGCCAAAGCGCGTGGGGTGATTGCCAGCTTTACGGTTAGCCCACCTGATGGCGAAAAAGGCGTGTACACCATTGCTGCGGTGGCCAATGATCCTGCTGATGAAGCCACAATTCACGTCGATCAATATAGCGGCGCGATTTTAGCCGACATTCGCTGGCGCGATTATGCCATGGTTCCCAAAGCTGTCAGCATGGGGATTTCGCTGCACGAAGGCAAATATTTCGGGCTTGCCAACCAACTTTTAGCCTTGTTTGGGGCCATGACGGTGTTGCTGCTGTCGGTTTCAGGGGTCGTGTTGTGGTGGAAGCGTCGCCCTGAGGGCCGCTTGGGTGCGCCCAATTTACCAGCCAACTTCCCTCATTGGAAGCCCGTGTTGCTGATGGTGGTGCTGGCAAGCTTGGCCTTCCCCTTGGTCGGCGCTTCGTTGTTGTTTATGCTGGTGTTGGATCTGACGGTATTTCGGTTTGCGCCAAGTCTCAAGCAACGCCTTGCTTAG
- the fmt gene encoding methionyl-tRNA formyltransferase yields MRILYLGTPEIAVAPLELLHASGHEIVGVVTQPDRPAGRKNVLTAPPVKLAAERLGIPVFQPETLKDPAAVERLRAFEPEVGVVAAYGEILRKHVLQIPALGYLNIHPSILPLYRGPAPVTGAILAGDDLVGVSIIKLTAKMDAGPILGQVVMPLAKTARAGEWTAQLMRQGGELLAQVLPAYAAGQIQAQIQDDSQATYTQMISKNDGLIDWNLPALVIERMTRAYDPWPGTAVKLNDQPFKILRAKAHTSWSGNAQPGMLIEQQGQILVATGSGALELLEVQPAGKRPMAASDWRRGAKDIEHL; encoded by the coding sequence ATGCGCATTTTATATTTAGGTACGCCTGAGATTGCGGTTGCACCGCTTGAGTTGTTGCATGCTAGCGGCCATGAGATTGTCGGTGTGGTAACCCAGCCTGATCGTCCGGCTGGGCGCAAAAATGTGTTGACTGCGCCGCCAGTCAAACTTGCCGCTGAACGCTTGGGCATTCCAGTTTTTCAACCAGAAACCCTCAAAGATCCGGCTGCGGTCGAACGTTTACGGGCGTTTGAGCCTGAGGTTGGGGTGGTGGCAGCCTATGGCGAAATTTTGCGCAAACATGTATTGCAGATTCCAGCCTTGGGCTATTTGAATATTCACCCGTCGATTTTGCCGCTGTATCGTGGACCAGCCCCCGTAACTGGGGCGATTTTGGCAGGCGATGACTTGGTTGGCGTTTCAATCATCAAGCTAACGGCCAAAATGGATGCTGGGCCAATTCTTGGGCAGGTAGTGATGCCGTTAGCCAAAACAGCCCGCGCTGGTGAATGGACGGCCCAACTAATGCGCCAAGGTGGCGAGTTACTGGCTCAAGTGTTGCCAGCCTATGCTGCGGGCCAAATTCAGGCTCAAATTCAGGATGATAGCCAAGCTACTTATACCCAAATGATCAGCAAAAACGACGGCTTGATCGATTGGAATTTGCCAGCCTTGGTGATCGAACGTATGACCCGCGCTTATGATCCTTGGCCTGGCACAGCAGTTAAACTCAACGATCAGCCATTTAAAATTCTGCGAGCCAAAGCTCATACCAGTTGGAGCGGTAACGCTCAACCTGGCATGTTGATCGAGCAGCAAGGCCAAATTTTGGTGGCAACTGGCAGCGGTGCACTCGAATTGCTCGAAGTTCAGCCCGCAGGTAAACGCCCTATGGCTGCCAGCGATTGGCGACGCGGAGCCAAAGATATCGAGCATCTCTAG
- a CDS encoding cytochrome c produces MTILLRVRYALVGLALLGLVACGSAAKDSEVGVFAGVPTTAPIASNSGASTGDAVAGKAIFDGTTAIVGGPPCLSCHVVEAGKPQTVGPNLAGIADRAATRVAGQDASQYLHSSIVDPNGFVVDGFAQGLMFAGYGDALTPQQVDDVVAYLLSLK; encoded by the coding sequence ATGACAATTCTTTTGCGTGTGCGCTATGCCTTGGTAGGTTTGGCTTTACTTGGTTTGGTTGCCTGTGGTTCGGCAGCGAAAGATTCAGAAGTAGGCGTATTTGCCGGGGTTCCAACGACCGCGCCAATAGCAAGTAATAGTGGCGCAAGCACTGGCGATGCTGTTGCTGGCAAAGCGATTTTTGATGGTACAACCGCGATTGTTGGTGGGCCGCCATGCCTGAGCTGCCATGTGGTCGAGGCCGGTAAGCCGCAAACGGTAGGCCCAAACTTGGCTGGAATTGCTGATCGCGCCGCTACTCGGGTGGCAGGTCAGGATGCCAGCCAATATTTGCATAGCTCAATTGTTGATCCCAATGGTTTTGTGGTTGATGGTTTTGCCCAAGGCTTGATGTTTGCAGGCTATGGCGATGCCTTAACTCCACAACAGGTTGATGACGTGGTGGCCTATTTATTAAGTTTGAAGTAA
- the cydC gene encoding thiol reductant ABC exporter subunit CydC encodes MKRLLQLFYAERWQVFFVIGLGFATVGSSVGLIATSAYLIAKAALMPSIAELQVAILGVRFFGIARGVLRYAERYLSHRLTFRILAQLRSWLYAALEPLAPARLLHYSRGDLLTRTISHIDSLQHLYVRAIAPPWVALLVALATSLLIGSFVWQLGLVLLLCHGLIGMSVPALSLWQSRQPGAKVNQQKQALNQAVVEAVAGSADIIAANAEPLVQQQLAQLSQQLATSQRRLANARITSTSLLNALVLLSTLLLLALGSWFVDQGQLDPLYLGVIGLSTLASFEALGSLIQAAHIWQSSQQAAKAMFELVDAPPAVSDPAEPSSLPTSSHIRFEHVDFGYVENQLVLRDLSFALAPGEIVALQAPSGAGKTTVAQLLLRFWDVQAGAIYLGDCDIRQLRLADLYQQIGYVSQHTELFNGSLRDNLRLANPAASEADLVQALEVAQLSDLLAKLPAGLETWIGEQGAKLSGGERQRLALARVLLKPAPILILDEPTAQLDYANEAAWLAALKPLLVDKTVLLISHRTAVQALADRVVRLT; translated from the coding sequence TTGAAGCGTTTATTACAATTATTCTATGCCGAACGTTGGCAGGTGTTCTTTGTGATTGGGCTGGGTTTTGCCACGGTTGGCAGTAGCGTTGGCTTAATTGCGACCTCGGCCTATTTGATTGCCAAAGCCGCCCTAATGCCCTCGATTGCTGAGTTGCAGGTGGCGATTTTGGGCGTGCGCTTCTTTGGGATTGCCCGTGGCGTGTTGCGTTATGCTGAGCGTTATCTTTCGCATCGTTTGACCTTTCGGATTTTGGCTCAATTGCGTTCATGGCTATATGCAGCCTTGGAGCCGCTCGCTCCCGCCCGTTTGTTGCACTACAGCCGTGGCGATTTGCTGACGCGCACGATTAGCCATATCGATAGCTTGCAACATTTGTATGTGCGGGCGATTGCTCCGCCATGGGTGGCGTTATTGGTCGCCTTGGCAACCAGCCTCTTGATCGGCTCGTTTGTTTGGCAATTGGGCTTGGTGTTGTTGCTCTGCCATGGCTTGATTGGGATGAGCGTGCCAGCCTTGAGCCTGTGGCAAAGCCGCCAACCTGGAGCCAAGGTTAATCAACAAAAACAGGCTTTGAATCAGGCAGTCGTTGAAGCGGTTGCGGGTAGTGCTGATATTATAGCGGCCAATGCTGAGCCATTGGTGCAGCAGCAGCTCGCTCAATTAAGCCAGCAACTCGCGACCAGCCAACGTCGTTTGGCCAATGCACGGATTACCAGCACCAGCTTGTTGAATGCTTTGGTGTTGTTGAGCACGTTGTTGCTGTTGGCGCTGGGCAGTTGGTTTGTTGATCAAGGCCAGCTTGATCCGCTTTATTTGGGCGTAATTGGACTAAGCACGTTGGCCAGTTTTGAGGCGTTGGGTAGCCTGATTCAAGCAGCACATATTTGGCAAAGTAGCCAACAAGCGGCGAAGGCCATGTTTGAGTTGGTCGATGCCCCGCCAGCGGTCAGCGATCCTGCTGAGCCAAGCAGCTTACCAACTTCAAGCCATATTCGGTTTGAGCATGTGGATTTTGGCTATGTAGAAAACCAGCTTGTGCTGCGCGATTTAAGCTTTGCGCTGGCTCCAGGCGAAATTGTCGCCTTGCAAGCGCCGAGTGGAGCGGGAAAAACCACCGTTGCTCAATTGTTGCTGCGCTTTTGGGATGTTCAAGCAGGCGCGATTTATCTGGGCGATTGTGATATTCGCCAGTTGCGTTTGGCCGATCTATATCAGCAAATTGGCTATGTTTCGCAGCATACCGAGCTGTTTAACGGCAGTTTGCGCGATAATTTACGCCTTGCTAATCCCGCTGCCAGCGAAGCTGATCTAGTACAAGCTTTAGAAGTCGCCCAACTCAGTGATTTACTGGCCAAACTTCCGGCTGGCTTAGAGACATGGATTGGCGAGCAAGGAGCCAAATTAAGTGGCGGCGAACGCCAGCGCTTGGCTTTGGCGCGGGTGCTGCTTAAACCAGCCCCAATCTTAATTCTCGATGAGCCAACCGCCCAACTTGATTATGCCAACGAAGCTGCTTGGTTAGCCGCGCTCAAGCCTCTGCTGGTGGATAAAACTGTGTTGTTGATTAGCCATCGTACCGCCGTGCAAGCCTTGGCTGATCGAGTCGTTCGCTTAACATAA
- a CDS encoding ABC transporter permease, translating to MLRNIFTKTIYERRRSLLWWGLGIILLIAMLMGFYPAMRNPATSEQLTKAMEAMPKEMLAAFGVTDVANLITPAGYIQGRLFGFMLPLIVMIFTIGLGSRAIAGEEEARTLDLILAHPIRRSTIVWQSFAALSVLTIAMGLITWLSLWIGAVLLDMEIGVAELGAASFNMSLMALCFGSIALLIGAATGKRAMSMAVATILAVIGYFANSLASVIDWLEPFQKLSPFYYADYNQPLKHGFHYLPILVLGGVIVLCGFAAVKLFERRDVAV from the coding sequence ATGTTGCGTAATATTTTTACCAAAACCATTTACGAACGCCGCCGCTCGCTTTTGTGGTGGGGGCTAGGAATTATTCTACTGATCGCGATGCTGATGGGGTTTTATCCAGCGATGCGTAACCCCGCCACCAGCGAACAGCTTACCAAAGCCATGGAAGCCATGCCCAAAGAAATGTTGGCAGCCTTCGGCGTAACCGATGTCGCCAATTTGATCACGCCAGCTGGCTATATTCAAGGGCGTTTATTCGGCTTTATGCTGCCGCTGATCGTTATGATTTTTACGATTGGGCTTGGCTCACGGGCGATTGCTGGCGAGGAAGAAGCTCGCACGCTTGATTTAATTCTGGCCCACCCAATACGGCGTTCAACGATTGTTTGGCAAAGCTTTGCCGCGCTGAGCGTGCTTACGATTGCTATGGGCTTGATTACATGGCTCAGCTTGTGGATTGGCGCAGTTTTGCTGGATATGGAGATTGGCGTTGCCGAGCTAGGTGCTGCATCATTTAACATGAGTTTGATGGCGCTGTGTTTTGGGTCAATCGCCTTATTAATTGGGGCGGCCACAGGCAAACGCGCCATGAGCATGGCTGTCGCAACGATCTTGGCGGTGATTGGCTACTTTGCCAATTCGCTAGCCAGCGTGATCGATTGGCTTGAGCCATTTCAAAAACTCTCGCCATTCTATTACGCCGATTACAACCAACCATTGAAACACGGCTTCCATTATTTGCCAATTTTGGTCTTGGGCGGTGTGATCGTGCTGTGTGGATTTGCTGCGGTTAAATTATTCGAGCGCCGCGATGTGGCGGTGTAG
- a CDS encoding cytochrome ubiquinol oxidase subunit I, with amino-acid sequence MDALILARWQFAVTTVYHFLFVPLTIGLSFFVALLQTIYYRTGDITYKRMTKFWGHLFLINFAIGVATGIVQEFQFGMNWSEYSRFVGDIFGAPLAIEALMAFFIESTFLGIWIFGWDRIPKLAHLASIWLVAIATMLSSLWILIANSFMHQPVGYVLRNGRAEMADFWALLTNGHVWVQWPHTVTAAMVTAAFFVLGISAWQLRKQPKPADRLIFQRSFKLALGYALVSTILVMVVGHNQAQYMIKVQPMKMAAAEALWETADPAPMSLFTVADVPEQRDRFVVKVPGLLSFLAYNRFDGEVKGIKDLQAEFEQTYGPGNYTPDVFMTYWMFRTMVGSGMAMFGLAIIGLFFSLRKRLNFPNWYLWLMTLALSLPYIANASGWIFTEMGRQPWIVYGLLRTSDGVSTAVSGGSVLTSLIGFSLIYLVLIGVMVFLIVREANHIPDASPATVEADLVL; translated from the coding sequence ATGGATGCATTGATTCTTGCTCGTTGGCAATTTGCCGTCACAACGGTTTATCACTTTTTGTTTGTGCCGCTAACAATCGGGCTTTCATTCTTTGTGGCTTTGCTGCAAACCATCTACTATCGCACTGGCGATATCACCTATAAACGTATGACCAAATTTTGGGGCCATCTGTTTTTGATCAATTTTGCGATTGGTGTGGCCACCGGGATTGTCCAAGAGTTTCAGTTTGGCATGAATTGGTCGGAATACTCGCGTTTTGTCGGCGATATTTTCGGCGCTCCATTGGCCATCGAAGCCTTGATGGCCTTCTTTATTGAATCGACCTTCTTAGGAATTTGGATCTTTGGCTGGGATCGCATACCCAAGCTCGCTCACTTGGCTTCGATTTGGCTGGTGGCGATTGCCACGATGCTCTCCAGTTTGTGGATTTTGATCGCCAATTCGTTTATGCACCAGCCAGTTGGCTATGTGTTACGCAATGGTCGCGCCGAAATGGCTGATTTTTGGGCTTTGCTGACCAACGGCCATGTGTGGGTGCAATGGCCGCATACCGTTACCGCCGCCATGGTTACGGCAGCATTTTTCGTTTTGGGCATTAGCGCATGGCAATTGCGCAAACAGCCCAAGCCTGCCGATCGCCTGATTTTTCAGCGCTCGTTCAAATTGGCCTTGGGCTATGCCTTGGTTTCAACAATTTTGGTGATGGTGGTTGGGCATAATCAAGCTCAATATATGATCAAAGTGCAGCCAATGAAAATGGCCGCCGCCGAAGCGCTCTGGGAAACCGCTGATCCCGCGCCAATGTCGTTGTTTACGGTGGCCGATGTGCCCGAACAACGCGATCGTTTCGTGGTCAAAGTGCCAGGCTTGCTGAGCTTTTTGGCCTACAACCGCTTTGATGGCGAAGTCAAAGGCATCAAAGATCTCCAAGCTGAATTTGAGCAAACCTACGGCCCTGGCAATTACACCCCCGATGTCTTTATGACCTATTGGATGTTTCGGACTATGGTTGGCTCAGGCATGGCTATGTTTGGGTTGGCGATCATTGGCCTCTTTTTCAGCTTACGCAAGCGCTTGAACTTCCCAAATTGGTATTTATGGCTGATGACCTTGGCGCTTAGTTTGCCCTATATCGCCAACGCCAGCGGCTGGATCTTTACCGAAATGGGCCGCCAACCATGGATCGTCTATGGCTTGTTGCGCACCAGCGATGGAGTTTCGACGGCGGTTTCTGGCGGCAGCGTGCTGACCTCGTTAATCGGGTTTAGTCTGATTTATCTGGTCTTGATTGGCGTGATGGTCTTTTTGATCGTGCGCGAAGCCAATCATATTCCCGATGCTAGCCCTGCGACGGTCGAAGCTGATTTAGTGCTCTAA